AGCCTCCAGACCAACACCAGCTGGTCAACCTTCTTCCCCCAGAGTTGACACAGATCCACAAAGTAAACGTGAGCAGAGTCCGTTCACACCATCTGACAGAAGGAGGGCAATAGGGAAGCCAGGTGATATTCCAGGACGAATAACGGAGAGACGGcatgaatgtgcagaatgtgggaagtgtTTCACGCGGGCAGGGAGCCTCCAcgaacaccagcggacccacaccggagagaggctgtacacatgttctgtctgtgggaagggctttgcacactCAGGGActctccaccgacaccagcggacccacaccggagagaggccgtacacatgttctgtctgtgggaagggctttgcacaggcaggggacctccaccgacaccagcggacccacaccggagagaggctgtacacatgttctgtctgtgggaagggctttgcacaggcagggactctccacctacaccagcggacccacaccggagagaggccgtacacatgttctgtctgtgggaagggctttgcacaggcaggggacctccaccgacaccagcggacccacaccggagagaggccgcacacatgttctgtctgtgggaagggctttgcacaggcaggggacctccacctacaccagcggacccacaccggagagaggccgcacacatgttctgtctgtgggaagggctttgcacaggcagggaaCCTCCAcgtacaccagcggacccacaccggagagaggccgcacacatgttctgtctgtgggaagggctttgcacaggcagagaacctccaccaacaccagcggacccacaccgtagagaggccgtacacatgttctgtctgtgggaagggctttgcacaggcaggggacctccaccaacaccagcggacccacaccggagagaggccatacacatgttctgtctgtgggaagggctttgcacggacagggcacctccaccgacaccagcggacccacaccggagagagggcatacacatgttctgtctgtgggaagagctttttttatctctctcagcAGAAAGCTCACACCTGCCGTGAAACGTGCCCCGTGTGAGGGAATGTTTTTAAGGACACAACagctttcactgttcacctgaGAGCCTGTGTAGAACAGTAAAAG
The window above is part of the Rhinoraja longicauda isolate Sanriku21f chromosome 43, sRhiLon1.1, whole genome shotgun sequence genome. Proteins encoded here:
- the LOC144612136 gene encoding histone-lysine N-methyltransferase PRDM9-like, which encodes MSGMQGSGLDVPKPEFMTNRRRRRQTQVYESSESDEDSTPKLLTKNAKRVRIFRHPFKNAKGKNTKRKPVVKVITGEGKRDLGGATEETKEGTVLMKTIKRATVCEARETFCIEECPVHGQPIFMKDTVIDCNRPDTAHLTPPEGLSIATSKIRKADLGVWNEGKVIPRGIYFGPYEGEVSNEEEAAISGYSWAISKANNDTEYIDAQDESKSNWMRFVNCARKEGEQNLVAFQHRGNIYYRTCKPVPPHCELLVWYGDDYAKELGITWTTMWMSNQDPKPLDGVTQGDCHPCPHCTVAFTTVEYLTRHLRRHPEASRPTPAGQPSSPRVDTDPQSKREQSPFTPSDRRRAIGKPGDIPGRITERRHECAECGKCFTRAGSLHEHQRTHTGERLYTCSVCGKGFAHSGTLHRHQRTHTGERPYTCSVCGKGFAQAGDLHRHQRTHTGERLYTCSVCGKGFAQAGTLHLHQRTHTGERPYTCSVCGKGFAQAGDLHRHQRTHTGERPHTCSVCGKGFAQAGDLHLHQRTHTGERPHTCSVCGKGFAQAGNLHVHQRTHTGERPHTCSVCGKGFAQAENLHQHQRTHTVERPYTCSVCGKGFAQAGDLHQHQRTHTGERPYTCSVCGKGFARTGHLHRHQRTHTGERAYTCSVCGKSFFYLSQQKAHTCRETCPV